From a single Acidobacteriota bacterium genomic region:
- a CDS encoding multidrug effflux MFS transporter: MKKIPARLVLILGALTAFASLSIDMYLPSFPTLEKDLRASASAVQFSLAAFFIGMALGQAFYGPLADRFGRKRPLYAGLALYVLASIGCALATNIETLIALRFVQAVGGCAGIVIARAMVRDLFDHQASAKVFSLLVLVLGVAPILAPVAGGYMLKFFGWRVIFVFLAAFGLGCLIVSALALQETLPVSMRTNHASPLRNALRVYGQLLSDRRFNGYALAGGVAQAGLFAYISNSPFVFIKLYGISEQAFSMLFGINAFGLIAASQINHRLLSRWKPDEILSRVVFMIAGFGLSMLLMAFTGWGGMWGIWPPLFAFVAILGFSFPNMIAGAMAHQADRAGSASALMGTLQFGAATLAGTLVGAFHNHSAVPMAAVIALCGVSALALYWLMVKPALGAEAPADGNEPADGNELDVQFVE, from the coding sequence ATGAAAAAGATTCCTGCTCGATTGGTATTGATTCTGGGCGCGCTGACTGCGTTTGCGTCGCTTTCCATTGATATGTACCTGCCCAGCTTCCCGACGCTGGAAAAAGATTTGCGCGCCAGCGCTTCCGCAGTGCAGTTTTCGCTGGCGGCGTTTTTCATCGGCATGGCGTTGGGGCAGGCGTTTTATGGCCCGCTGGCGGATCGGTTCGGGCGCAAACGTCCGTTGTATGCCGGACTGGCGTTGTACGTATTGGCTTCGATTGGATGCGCGTTGGCGACGAACATCGAAACGTTGATCGCCTTGCGGTTTGTGCAGGCCGTCGGAGGCTGCGCAGGGATTGTGATTGCCCGCGCAATGGTGCGCGACCTATTCGACCATCAAGCCTCGGCCAAAGTCTTTTCGCTGCTGGTGCTGGTGCTCGGCGTAGCTCCGATCCTGGCTCCCGTTGCGGGCGGATATATGCTGAAGTTTTTTGGCTGGCGCGTGATTTTTGTGTTTCTGGCGGCGTTTGGGCTTGGATGTTTGATCGTTTCCGCGTTGGCGTTGCAGGAAACCTTGCCCGTTTCGATGCGAACCAATCACGCCAGCCCGCTCCGAAATGCCCTGCGCGTGTACGGACAATTGCTCTCTGACCGGCGATTCAATGGGTACGCATTGGCCGGCGGCGTCGCTCAAGCCGGATTGTTCGCCTACATTTCAAACTCACCGTTTGTGTTCATCAAACTCTACGGAATTTCGGAGCAGGCTTTCAGCATGCTTTTCGGAATCAATGCGTTTGGATTGATTGCGGCTTCCCAAATCAACCACCGTTTGTTGTCGCGCTGGAAGCCGGACGAAATTTTGTCGCGCGTCGTATTCATGATTGCCGGATTCGGGCTGAGTATGTTGTTGATGGCCTTCACCGGTTGGGGAGGCATGTGGGGAATTTGGCCGCCGCTGTTCGCGTTCGTCGCCATTTTGGGGTTTTCCTTCCCGAACATGATTGCCGGAGCGATGGCGCATCAAGCCGACCGCGCGGGCAGCGCATCTGCTCTGATGGGAACCTTGCAATTCGGCGCAGCAACCCTGGCCGGAACTTTGGTCGGAGCCTTCCACAATCATTCCGCCGTGCCGATGGCTGCGGTCATTGCTCTATGCGGCGTTTCGGCATTGGCGTTGTATTGGTTGATGGTCAAACCCGCGCTCGGCGCCGAAGCGCCCGCGGACGGAAATGAGCCCGCGGACGGAAATGAGTTGGACGTCCAGTTTGTCGAATGA
- a CDS encoding PAS domain-containing protein, with the protein MVIPIERKLLSYLGTVLLVLMVLVSLVYLGIRTMTRAGDQVTHTLRVKEELAQLTAIMSQSGSQARDYLLTSNPNSLENFTNLTKQIPAQIQELSELIQDNQEQLSRLEKLQSLAQQRISLSEQMISAKQHDDFETYRRILYGSTLSQIREQLDQVIREMDKIEENLFADRSSQQANRARLAAAVAVISILIATALLILTGISLRREIAKHLAGEEKLREREQELRLALGASKAGLWFWNLKNKEIVWSEENYAVFGFEPGQCAPDYELWLNLLHPEDRERVEREQKSALAEHKEFNTEHRILWPNGETRRILVKGTTTYAPNGQPISMRGINLDVTEFRQTEESLYESEERFRQIAENIDAVLWIRNADTGTLEFLSSGSNRLWDIPSEKLMDGSVQWSEYIYPEDRVEVGDVLQKQISTGSLDMEYRIAAPMGRMRWVRDRAFAVKDRKGVIRRIVGFSVDTTERKQSEQFKAALLAREQEARSQAETANRLKDEFLAIVSHELRSPLNAILGWARVLRSEGVDQQTHDHALQVIDQSAQMQSRLIEDLLDSARIASGKLRIEMLSVNLPSAVNAAIDAISQEAETKGVEIEAELDKKVGNVRGDAERLRQIAGNLLSNAVKFTPSGGKIFVTVKSDPPWAIISVRDTGRGIKPYELPHIFDRFQQADSSNTRRTGGLGLGLSLVKNLVEIHGGTITAASDGENQGALFTVRLPLEFAKLPPEIQPVSKGQSRPLSFPLVLEGLHILAVDDEATARDLVTALLRKYGATVTSAASTAEAMQLLTKSRNSEKFDLLISDIGMPDENGYTLMRRIRQLPTPFNQIPAVALTAFGRSEDRISALEAGFQMHVPKPVEPVELMMVIASLTGRATNLSQA; encoded by the coding sequence ATGGTAATCCCAATTGAAAGAAAGCTATTGTCGTATTTGGGCACAGTTCTTTTAGTGCTGATGGTTTTGGTTTCTCTGGTGTATCTGGGCATACGAACAATGACCAGGGCAGGAGACCAAGTCACACATACCTTACGGGTTAAGGAAGAGCTTGCCCAGTTGACAGCGATCATGAGCCAATCAGGATCTCAGGCGCGAGATTATTTGTTAACTTCAAATCCCAATTCGCTTGAAAACTTTACGAACCTGACGAAACAAATCCCGGCTCAAATTCAAGAATTGAGTGAGCTGATTCAAGATAACCAGGAACAACTAAGCCGTCTGGAAAAATTACAGAGCCTTGCTCAGCAGCGGATAAGCCTGAGCGAACAGATGATTTCCGCCAAACAGCATGATGATTTTGAAACCTATCGGCGCATCCTGTATGGCTCTACGTTATCGCAAATTCGCGAGCAGCTAGATCAAGTCATACGCGAAATGGACAAGATCGAAGAAAATCTGTTCGCCGACCGCAGTTCACAGCAAGCCAACAGAGCGCGCCTGGCGGCGGCGGTGGCGGTCATCAGCATTTTGATTGCGACTGCCTTATTGATTTTGACGGGAATCAGTTTGCGTCGCGAAATCGCCAAGCATTTGGCCGGCGAAGAAAAACTCCGAGAGCGCGAACAGGAATTGCGGCTTGCTTTGGGCGCGTCCAAAGCCGGATTGTGGTTTTGGAATCTCAAGAACAAAGAAATTGTCTGGTCAGAGGAAAATTATGCCGTTTTTGGATTTGAACCCGGCCAATGCGCACCGGATTATGAACTATGGCTGAATCTGTTGCATCCCGAAGATCGGGAACGCGTGGAACGAGAGCAGAAATCCGCATTGGCGGAGCATAAAGAGTTCAATACCGAACATCGCATCTTATGGCCCAACGGGGAAACGCGACGCATTCTGGTGAAAGGGACAACCACTTATGCTCCCAACGGGCAGCCAATCAGCATGAGAGGGATCAATTTGGATGTCACAGAATTCCGTCAAACGGAGGAATCACTATATGAAAGTGAGGAGAGATTCCGGCAAATTGCGGAAAACATTGACGCCGTTTTATGGATTCGCAATGCGGACACGGGAACGTTGGAATTTTTGAGTTCCGGCAGCAACAGGTTATGGGACATTCCGTCGGAAAAACTGATGGACGGTTCCGTGCAATGGTCAGAGTACATTTATCCGGAAGACCGTGTTGAAGTCGGTGACGTGTTACAGAAACAGATTTCCACCGGCAGTCTGGATATGGAATACCGCATCGCAGCGCCGATGGGCCGGATGCGCTGGGTGCGAGATCGCGCCTTTGCCGTGAAAGACCGCAAGGGTGTCATACGGCGAATCGTCGGGTTTTCCGTTGATACCACCGAGCGAAAACAATCCGAACAATTCAAAGCGGCATTGCTCGCTAGGGAACAGGAAGCGCGTTCGCAAGCTGAAACAGCCAATCGTTTGAAGGACGAATTTCTGGCAATCGTTTCCCACGAGCTTCGCTCCCCACTCAATGCCATTTTGGGTTGGGCGCGTGTATTACGCAGCGAAGGCGTTGATCAGCAAACCCACGACCACGCATTGCAGGTAATTGATCAAAGTGCCCAAATGCAGTCGCGCTTGATCGAAGATTTGCTTGATTCGGCACGCATCGCTTCCGGCAAGCTGCGCATTGAAATGCTGTCAGTCAATTTGCCCTCCGCTGTCAACGCGGCGATTGATGCAATTTCCCAGGAAGCTGAAACCAAAGGTGTTGAAATTGAAGCTGAGCTTGATAAAAAAGTCGGCAATGTCAGGGGCGATGCCGAACGCTTACGACAGATTGCTGGAAATTTGTTGTCCAACGCAGTGAAGTTCACTCCCTCCGGCGGAAAAATTTTCGTAACAGTCAAAAGCGACCCACCCTGGGCAATCATTTCCGTGCGAGACACCGGTCGCGGGATCAAACCGTATGAATTGCCACATATCTTCGACCGGTTTCAACAAGCGGATTCCTCCAACACGCGACGAACCGGAGGATTGGGATTGGGGTTGTCGCTGGTGAAAAACCTGGTCGAAATTCACGGCGGCACGATCACTGCCGCCAGTGACGGGGAAAATCAGGGAGCGCTTTTTACCGTTCGCTTGCCGTTGGAGTTTGCAAAACTTCCCCCCGAAATCCAACCGGTTTCCAAGGGGCAAAGCCGCCCCCTCAGTTTCCCATTAGTGCTGGAAGGATTGCACATTTTGGCCGTAGACGACGAAGCCACTGCGCGCGATCTGGTCACGGCACTGCTCCGGAAATATGGTGCGACTGTCACGTCGGCAGCTTCGACAGCGGAAGCCATGCAATTGCTGACCAAATCTCGTAACTCCGAAAAGTTTGATTTGCTGATCTCTGACATTGGCATGCCCGACGAAAATGGATACACGTTGATGCGGCGCATTCGGCAATTGCCGACGCCATTCAATCAAATCCCTGCCGTGGCATTGACCGCCTTTGGACGCTCCGAAGACCGGATCAGCGCCTTGGAAGCAGGATTTCAAATGCATGTTCCGAAGCCCGTCGAACCCGTGGAGTTAATGATGGTAATTGCCAGTTTGACCGGCAGGGCCACCAATCTGTCGCAAGCCTGA
- a CDS encoding YggT family protein — MAQENVLYVDDRRRAEQYEAVKESASNQIEEQVRRQADLLSPAEQREAEALGSEFKQKSLTEVRETQAEVARGRTVARISQVVDYVFYLIYGLISLQVIFDLFGARHGNGIRNFIETVSAPLLTPFRNLFLDPSAGVFRLRFSYLAALVVYILLHLAINGILRMIAQRKTEI; from the coding sequence ATGGCACAGGAAAATGTTTTGTACGTGGATGACCGACGACGGGCAGAGCAGTATGAAGCCGTCAAGGAATCCGCGAGCAATCAAATTGAGGAGCAGGTGAGGCGACAGGCAGATCTGTTGTCCCCGGCGGAACAGCGTGAAGCCGAAGCGTTAGGCAGCGAATTCAAGCAAAAGAGCCTGACAGAAGTCCGTGAAACCCAAGCCGAAGTCGCACGTGGCCGCACGGTTGCCCGTATTTCACAGGTTGTGGATTACGTGTTTTACCTGATTTACGGTCTGATCAGTTTGCAGGTTATTTTCGATCTGTTTGGAGCGCGGCACGGCAACGGGATACGGAATTTCATTGAAACGGTCAGTGCTCCATTGTTGACCCCGTTCAGAAATTTGTTTCTTGATCCGTCTGCGGGAGTGTTCCGGTTGCGGTTTTCCTATCTTGCGGCGTTGGTGGTGTATATCCTGCTCCATTTGGCGATCAACGGAATCTTGAGAATGATCGCCCAACGCAAGACCGAAATTTGA
- a CDS encoding DUF2442 domain-containing protein: MNPRVVNVTANDDFTLTLTFANGEAGLFDVSPYLDKGIFQELRDLNYFKQARIVLGTVQWPHEQDFCPDTLYEASGKLAIANAAIINRRLQQ, from the coding sequence ATGAATCCAAGAGTTGTAAACGTAACTGCTAATGATGACTTCACTCTGACACTCACCTTTGCGAATGGTGAAGCCGGTCTGTTTGACGTGTCGCCATATCTCGATAAAGGAATCTTTCAGGAATTACGCGACCTAAACTACTTCAAACAAGCTCGCATCGTGCTCGGAACTGTGCAATGGCCGCACGAACAGGATTTCTGTCCTGACACTCTCTACGAAGCGAGCGGCAAATTGGCTATTGCCAATGCCGCCATAATCAATAGGAGGCTACAGCAATGA
- a CDS encoding GlsB/YeaQ/YmgE family stress response membrane protein — protein MTLTAFLILLLIAGICGAIGQAITGFDLGGILVTIAVGFIGALFGGWLARSLGLPELFNLNIEGQQFPVIWSIIGSALFVAIIGSLRGGVRRYKFR, from the coding sequence ATGACCTTAACTGCGTTTTTGATTTTGTTGCTGATTGCCGGCATTTGCGGCGCGATTGGCCAAGCCATCACGGGATTTGATCTTGGTGGCATTTTGGTCACGATCGCTGTCGGGTTCATCGGCGCGTTGTTTGGTGGTTGGTTGGCGCGTTCACTGGGACTGCCAGAGTTATTCAATCTGAACATTGAGGGACAACAATTTCCTGTGATTTGGTCAATCATCGGATCAGCGTTATTCGTGGCGATCATTGGATCGCTTCGCGGAGGCGTCCGGCGTTACAAATTTCGGTAA